The sequence TGCACCATGTGCTATTGAATAGAGGGAGGAGTAAGggaaatagacagacagaaagttcTAGAAACCTTGACGATGTGCAGTTTGGGTAGAAGGTTACAGTCAGCCAGTGTGAGGGAGTCTCCGTCCAGGTACTGCCGGCTGGACTGGCTGGCGTCAGGGTTCTTGTCCAGCTCGCAGGGCAGAGGGGTGAGCAGATACTGATCCAGCTTCATCAGGCTCCTCAGGAATTTCTTTTCCAGCACtgaaatatgtacagtatatattggCATGTTGGCACAGAGAGGCATGGGACATATTTGTGAAATCATGTGGTAAACAGTGCACTTGGTTCTCACTGTCATTGAGTCCAGGGTTGGGGTTCTTGATGTAAGCAGAGAACTTGTGGAAAATGTCGTCTCCAGCTCGGTTAGACTCCTTGTAGCGGCAGCACAGTTTAGGATATCTGTAATGGCAAATGTGTTCCATGTAAAACTCTTTTAcaacaacaaaagtgagtacacttcTCACATTCAtgcaaatattatataaaaaataaaatctggaaTCTGGACCAAAACTAGAGTAGGTCAGTGTAGAGCTTATATAGCAGCATAGATTTACTTTCCTCTGAAAAGAACTcaacacacacattaatatcTAAATAACATAGATGTGGGTACACCTTACAATGGACACGTTCAAATTGTGCCCACAGTGTTAACATTTTGTGTGACTACCATTATTATCTAGCACTGCCTTAACCCTCTGTTGATAATCCCCTAAAACCCTGGCCATCTTTATGTAGAGCAAAGATTCTCTTTCTCACAGAGAGTTCTTGAATATCCAGAGGCCAGTATGAgaaaattgtacccaaaacaccaaatgtAACACCCTTGACGCCATTCACTCCTGAGACCTTGTAACtctaacaagtcacatgacaccagagAGGGAAAGTAACAATTGGACATATTCATTGTGAGGTGTACTCAGTACTGAGtacttgattatttttttaaggtttttaagagAATACAACTTTAGACTAGTTATTTCTCATAATTCtcattataaataattaaacttgaaaaataacattaacagttatcactgaaaaaatatattaacagaATGTATATCACGATAATTTCACCAGGAAACACACTCAGCCTGGATATCTTTAATCAATAAACTACAGTAAGATAACACATATGATAGAGCCAATACACCAAAAATGCTAAAATACACTGATTCATGtaaattttaaatgtttgaataaatgtTCGTGTGAGCTGTGGAATGTTTTAATGTTGCAAACATTTGAGAACTCCTGATCTAAAtaaactgttatttattattcacaGAAAATTATGAATGCTTCTAGATGAGCTActattttacaatataaaaataaaaaattctacaATGAATGACCATAACTTTATAATATTCCTACAACAGTCTCAATATTTTAATCATTTCTCTAGGTGATTTCATGTTTTAGttgttttactatttatttatttattatttttagccatttttttattattatatattttttactgtttactgtttgctTTTGTCATTACTTAGATTTTTGTAAATTTCTGATCCAATTTAGCTCAGCAATTTAACCCTCCCACTCACGAGGACTCCCCTCATCACTTGTGatgctcccaacactaggaggtGAAGGGCCAGTGCATGCCTCCTACAAAACATGTAATGTCAGATTTTTCTTTGCTcgcatgcaatgcaaaatgtgccccgccggacagagctgtcagctttcaaaacttccacatcaaacctgaaaaagcatgtggtggtaagtatttttatcattaaacaatctgcttgaattaaaaaaaaaaacatataaatagcagttAAGGCATAGCAATGACCTGcgaaactataaaaatacggtttatggtcacatatatgaccataactttttaacagtaaagaaaaaaaatggatcatagaaacctatgccacttgttcttaaaaatgttttatgggctggtctgaacaaatactgcctgaaagttccaaattattatgtgtaataatagttcattaaaaacaatttaatttatgatttgttgtacttatttatatcaaataattaaaactatgtaacttttactcaaagtaaattttaaatttagtacattgttttacttttactcgagtagatttttagatgggtacttctACTTTTACTTGAGTGGAATTTTAGTAAAGTCaaatttttacttaattacaatttttctgtactttttccacctctacttattttatataatatacattcctcttttttattttctgatgtAGCTCAGTCACTCTCAATGTACTCTGAGTGTAAAAAAGTTCACTCATTGGTTGATTTTGTGCAGTGTATAATCAgtgtcagtattttttttttttacaagaaacaTAAACACAGTTGTGTGATACAAGAGACATTATGATTAATGAGGAGAACAACCACTGGTGGAATTATGTCTGGAAATTATCATAATGCTGAACCCAGCTTccgttcaaggataaagtcccaCCTGTCAACAAAATGACCCAATCGTCTAGCTGCTGATTGGTTGAGAGTAAAGGAGAGATAGCATGCTAATAGTAAAGCCCCaccttgatgtggagatctgcgcaagtgcagtagccattcTAAGCTAAAACAtcatgtttttgtgcattatggagccAAACGCTACAAACTAATTatgtcagattttatcagtgaaatAAAACATGTTGTTGAGATGGTCTCTCACCCTTCAAATAGATGGAAGGCTGGTCTTGTATAAGTGGATAAAACTGCCTTTTGGCATTGCAAAGATGCTTATACCCTTAACATACACTACAACACATTCCTTAAGTAGTTCAGACTGGCACTCACTGTGGGGGCGCCAGTGTCTCCTCCAGAAACTCCTCGATCTTGTTGGTGTCAGTGCGTACCTCTCCATTATAGATGAGAAAAGGCGGTTGAGAACCTGGAGCCAGGTCCTTCAGAACCTCTGGAGCTCTACAGACACAAATACAACCACATCCACCAAGAGTAAGGCCATGATAGAACTGTATATGCTAATGCTACATTTTAGGACCATTTTTTAACCCGCAGTTAATTAGTTGTTCTCTGGTAATTTGGGCTGCACAAACAAAATACTGTTTCAGCATACTGATCACACTGTGCTCATGTTCAATCTCGTACAAATATTCTGTATTTTGAAATATTACAAAGTAAAAAGACAATATACACTACCGTCAGATGTTTTAGAACACTGCTATTGTTaagtagtccagtagcagtgttAAAAGACCCAAAcaagcaatgactttattactgcaattCACCTGTCACACTTCTAATTCTCCTCCTCAATGCTGAAAATGAAAACTAGTCCATTGTTAAGTGTTATGGGTGTGCGATATCGTATTggacacgataatatcgtcaaaagttttaaatattgtgaacgatcttataccctaaaatatcgtgccgtatcacccatcccatttcccattatatatctactagagacagattatatctgtccagtttaatttattttactttaattctggatatatggagatatttggagtgcattattattagtatcatgacattctggatcattgacttctgttagaaatctgataaaattattgtattttttaatatctcacttaggggtgtgcagtattatattgtatgtaataataaaaaaatatatatatttttttcttgcagtgtatagtgtgtttttgaaattgtattttaaaaagtgttttgtcatatcaccaagagtatcgctattgcgaaaataccattaaatatcgtgatattattttatggccatatcgcccaccccttttaagtgtcacaccttagccttgtgtgtcttttttttcttaatttctgtgTCCTTCTTGTCCCTGTCCTTAGTTTCTGTTTCTACAgcctgttttttgttttcctcCACATCCGCTCCACTGCACATGGCCGTGTGTTTTTGTCATGTTCCCACCTAGTTACTTCTCCACGTGTcacttgtctgtgcctgtgtagaAATACCCCATGTGTTCCCttgttctctgtcatgctttttgtttgaccctgttGTGTTCTATCCCGCTTTATGgtgtgtgtattgtttatttttctttatttaaagctcTGGCAGTTTACTCAGTTAACTTTTGTACCACTCAGAGTCACtagattttgtaccattttagGTTATTTACTGTATCTGAAGAGCTTAAACAGCcaaaatgaatgatttttttaGCGCTAGTTTGCTACATTTGCTACATGTCAGTTTCTTCCAATATTACAAAGCCCTAATGTTAATCAGTAATTCCTGTCTCTATCCCCTCTCCATTACCTCTTCATGTCAACAGTAGTGAGGGTGAAATTAACCCCCTTCAGCCAGAGAATCATGAAGAGCCGCTGACAGAATGGACAGTTTCCAACTCCTTCACCATCATCACTTGCCTGTGGGGgaaaacaacacacactcaaTTATCCAAGATAACCACCATGTGTattaatgaagcagtaactttaatacGTTTTAGGGAGCGCATATGTGTCaatataaatattcatatttgaTGCCACACATTGATAATGTATTGCTAAtcaaaatgatacaatatatcacaatattaatattttgtcccacccttaACTCTCAGGCACACATTGTCCCTCACAGTACCACAGGCAATCAGCCAAAGCATGTTTTGGCTGAATGCCAAGCATTCCTCCACCAGTTGACCACTATTTGGGATTGTTGATGTCACTGAATTTTCCAGTGATCATTCCCTTTAATTCCATTGCAATCGAGTCAGTTTTCTCAGTAAATGGGTGTGACCAGTGTCAGACTGCTTTTTcagtctgtagttttttttttgttcgtttttttagTAACATGACTCACAATCTATAGTGCTGCACAGATTATCAGCTTGATTCTATCACTCAGGTACGCCAGGAACTGCATGCATGTTTACCAGAGTCTCCAAACCAGGCCAGCCTTTAACCTTTCTTTCAGGCACTCACCTGCATCATATATGCAAATAAATAGCATTTTTAAAGGAATTAATAAAGTGTTTAGACTCAcaacacatacacatttctgaatgttacaaataccattcttagaatgttcaatcatCTAGTAAAAGAAAGTTTACTAGATGTTCCTAGAgtgcttttattcttttatttagtatttaagaCATGTTTATAGCTGGAATGTTGTGTGAGAGACATTCTACTAACATTGGGGTACAAACCATTATTGTGTCACAGAAtgttttctgtaatgttacaggataAACTTATTGGAACATTTTCAAGACGATTCTAAACATTCTCATACAGTTTTCTGTTAGCCGGCTCTTACCTTGATAAAGAGCTCAACCTTCGGTGCCTCGGCCATCTCACAGTTCCTCTGTTATCTGGTATTTTTTACCCGTCAGAACTCGAGCTCCTTTACTTGCTGACCCAGATGCAGTGTTTACATCACTTCTAACACGTCTAACAAGTCTAACAGGTGTAGATTTCCAGGTCTGTCCAATTACTGTGGTTCGAATCAAACAGGGTATCCCAAATCCTAAAGCAGCTCGTCTTATTCCAAAGAGTAAATACGATTTTGTTAAGTTAACACCCAGTTCAACTCTTCTTCcactccttttctctttctcggCTGTTTCTGTCCGTGTTCCTCAGCTCCCTGCCTCTCACCACACCCCAAGCAGCCTTGAGCTCTCAGAATACCTGCCCACTGGACAGACCTGTCCTACCTGTCCCGCCATTTCTCTCGCTGAAGTCACTGACATGCTTTAAGACTTATCAGCACTCCTGCTGTTTCACTCCCAGCTGTCTCCAGAATCCACACACCAACACCACATGACACATGGCCTATTGTGTCTCCTTACACCACACCAGCACTGCTCCTCTTAATCCTTCCAGCATACCGCATTTCCTACATCATACATTTTAATCTATACACAgtcaaatttacactgttaaattaacttttaaataatttaattgaacaCTTTTTGGGTAGCATATGGTTCCACTCGCTACAttgtacaaataataaaataactctCATCAGATTTAACTCATTTTACTCCACGGGTGGAACAACTCTCAAAAGATAATTTATTATGTTTTCAACTATAGATagtgttcattttattttgtttagtatattattattttggtgGTTCAGATTATTTAACAagctttaatatcagataaatgtAACCAGAGTAAAATAAAAAGCACGTttgaaataataaatgtattttttaagggaaaaaaatatattcaaatcaaTCTAACCCTTTGTGAAAAACTGTTTGCCCCCCCATAAatggtgattaatcacactttttggaaagctgagttcgacttcactactaaccacaaccaggcctgatttctgccagacctgtaggatcaagaaatcacttaaatagaacctgacttgcaacatgaagcagataaaagatcttaaaaagcaacatATTGTCCCAGAATCTGAAAAAAAGATGAGACAACAAAGTTActgacatctatcagtctagaaaaggttacaagctcatttctaaagttttaataCTGTAGCGgaccactggtgaaccttccctgtAGTGACCGGCCAATTATTCCAAAAGGTAATGGCAAcccatccaagaggtcacaaaagaatccagaacaacatttaaagaacttcaGGCCTCATTTGCCTCAGTAGAGTTTAAGGtctttgtcttgttgaagtatccagccctggcgCAACTTgttcactgattcttaaacattgttctcaagaatctgctgatactgactggaatccatgcaacCCAAGCTTATACATCAGAAagccagaaataaaaaaagaaaaagaataaaagaggaagaaaagaaaaacaagacaggTGTAAAGTGATACTTTACACTCGCAGCCCTGGTGAAAATTTGCACTGTGTACAAAAattcacagtgttaaaatcacaatataaaaatattgtatttaaattcACTTGCCACAGTAAATTCTTTTTCAAAGCTCCACTTACTGATGATACTTTGCTCCCAGCATTCTCTAACCACCATTATTCTTTGTTTTGGGTTATtgcaaaaagctatctcagagatttcagctgtcagtttccactatgaggaacatagtgaggaaatggaagaaccacagccACAGTTCTAGTAaagacctggggcctcatgtactaaaggtgcgtacgcacaaaaacatagcgtacgccatatttcacgctcatggTCAGATGtgctaaatttgacttgaacgtgagaaagtgcgtttccCCACGGCACTTTCATTTCGGGCATACAtatgttttttgtacgtatgtaatgtgttttgtcatttggcgacacttagaggcaatacattgaaattacaactattaagttatcctttatgcacacattgtagtaagtaTTCttgagtaaaataaagtaaattaatcagacaatttaattggcttacagaaataatcattcaacgtgtttacacttagcctagatcatataaacatgcataaaagtttgctCTGGAGTTGTTGGAGGTGGCAgtgttggcattattggaaaatattgctaatggccgcaTTCATTGAGAgctcattttccgtgaccattatatttttttggcccatgatgatgactggcttaataaccgttttagatttccaagagcataggAGGATAAGAAAACGTGCGTGACATGttgcttcttggtaagcaactcatttaaagcatttaaatgaaagcatttattgtccatcttagaataatacaatttaaaacatgggtaattataagTTTTTACGCTAcgcgtatataatattaataataataataaaaataataattattcattattattattattattattattattattattattattattattataacattatactctgcgtaattgagggaggagtccggatttttttgtgcgtacggaacttttcaggtctgagcgtacggaacattttaagTAGGAAGTCCatgcaagtcttagtacatgaggcccctgaagTGGCAGaggagaagaatggtgagaacagtcatagtcaacccacagagcacctccaaagacctacaacatcatcttgctgcagatggcgtcactgtgcattgttcagctattcagcgcactttacacaaggagaggctgtatgagagagtaatgcagaagaagccttttctgtgccacaaacagagtcgcttcaggtatgctaaagcacatctCAAccagccagcttcattttggaataagttgctgtggactgatgaaagtataattgagttatttggagggtgatatgcatggcagaaaaagaacacagcattccaagataaacactttactgctccccacagtaaaatgtggtagTGGTTCAttatgctgtggggctgtgtgttcagtgcaggtactgagaatcttgttaaagttgagggtcgcatggattccagtcaatatcagcagattcttgagaacaatgttcaggaatcagtgagaaagttgcgTCGGGGCTGGATACGGGATACTGGAtattactgaactggagtttggtaaagaagaatggtcaaaaataccttcaaccagaagccagattCTCATTGGAAGctttaggaagagtttagaggctgttttttCTACAAAAGGAGGATCTTCTAAATATTGAAGTATTTTTTCTATTGGGGTGCCCAAGtttatgcacctgtctaattctatttaaagatttatttaaaccAATGACTTATAAAGAAAATTCAAATTCATATTACTGTATCAGcatgatatttatattattttttactccTACCTATTTCCCTAATATTGACATCCAAATCTTGAATGATTTATTTCAGGATAAGGTCTATAATAAGACTCTAGCTTTATCAGtagtttttttaaaacagttcagGGCATGGGGTGATTTAGTTCATGTTCTCATGTTAATGAGACAATTGGTGGGATTACAAGTTTTCTAATAATAAAGAACAGAACAGAGAAAACAAATGACATAATTGGCCATTGCTTAAGGCACTAGACTGCCTTTGATGCTGAAACGTGAAAAGATGACCTTCAAGGTGCAGCAGTGTGAGATTCTCAGGATCAGATCTGTACACTAAtcaaagaaagagagatgaacaTGAATAGGGTATGAAGACATTTACTGTCTTtagaaaataactcaacacagctATTAATATCTAAATAGCTGCAACAtaagtgagtacacctcacaaTGAACACGTCCAAACTGTGCCCAGTTCTGTTATTGTCTCTCCCTGGTGTCATGTGTCTCAAGTGgcgttaaatttggtgttttgggtataatcctctcatactggccactggatattcaacatggcacttcatggcaaagaactctctgaggatgtgaggaATAATTTGTTGCGCAGGCAtaaagatggcctaggctataagTAGATTTAAAAACACCCTGATACTGAGTTACAGCACAGTGGCTATTCCGAATAGGCCTTGACCCAAGGGTTGCCCCAAAAGTTGAGTCCATGTATCAGCATAACatccagaggttggctttaaaaaaaaatgcacaagtgctgccagcattgctgcagaggtagAAGAAGTGGGACCATATGACACACACTGCATTAACTTGGTCTACATGGTCATCATCCTagaagggagcctcttctgaagctgatgcacaagaaatcCCAAGAAAGAATACAGAAGAGATAAACATGTACAGGGCAGGAAGGTGtcaatcaggggtgtccaaactttttttgttgggggccagaaggagaaatatatttaaattcacGGGCCAGCGACTctgtaataaatcaaataattaaatataccattttaaataatacattttcctgatgactttcatttacacaccattttacttgacttactatctttatctatatttgacagtgttgtgtaaactaagatttttcaaattattgtttaattttatgatgtctcttaatattaaactccttaattacggcaacttttagactcatttccCCCTCATTTCATTTTCTGCGCTAAaattgcacactctctccgcttttagactctttggcccgtttttatgcgctaAAACTTaattcttgccgcttttagactctttggctcgtttctgacacctagcgttcaaactttgaatctcacattataaaaacctgctgaacagcgggccaactttcattctatttctaaaatacctcgcgggccgctccaaaaaagaaaacgggccacaaatggccagCGGGccatttggacacccctggtgtaaatCAATAAGCCTCAGAGTTAGAATTGCTGCTATCTGGAGAACTATATATCAGGAGTATATGTTATGATTGAGCAGGTCTTAGACATGCACAAATGCAAATCAAagtatactttattaaataaagtatcaaACAAAAGGGTGGTCAGACAAAGCAAAATcaataccagtaaacagcagcaacaaggagAAAACATACCAGGCAATGGGAAAACATGTTGTACATAGATAAACCATCAATACTCAGTAAAGCACAGGTAGAACTGAGCTCCTTTAATAGATCCTAACACAGTCGATTAGAATTCAGATGATTTACTTCCTGGAGGTGCCGtgggcagtgtcatgtgatcggagTGTAGAGCAGTGATGCCAGTGTGTAgagcattctgggcaatgtagtccagagACTAGAGATCGCAAGCAGAGCTGGGTGTGGGAAAGATAGGAGCGCTTTCAGTGTCAGGTGTGACAGAGTGACACAGTAATCTTATAATTGCTTCATACAAATGAGGTAGATCAGTCCATACATTGCTGTACTAAAACTTTAATCTCACAATAATAACCCAGCTGACACGTGATCAGCATTCAACACTGAAATGTGGTGGAAATATTGTCAGTTGTTAAACTTATACAATATTGAATTGAAAACCTGTAACGTGTTAATAATTGATTCAGTCATATTGTCTAGTTGTAAATTAGAGTATAATGTAATTGAGTTATTTATTGTGTACGCTAATCATTTTTTGCAGGTATGTGCTTCAGTGAACGGAAGTCTTACAATCCTCACAGTGTCTTTCTTGCTGACTGTAAAGTCTACAGTACATTAACAATAAATCCATTACACCAGCTAATATGGCACTACTTAttcccacaaaaacacaaacaaacatgaaaaATTTAGGCCTGATTCCAACTATATTAAAGGCATAGGGCCACCGAAAAATCTAGATTGGTCATgagttttaaaattaaattagcataaaaaaaaataaaaaaaataacttcagGGTTATACATTTTGTTCACTGCATAAATATATGAGTTTATTGTGGAACAACTAATCTGAGCTAAGAATTGACCAcattttcccttccaccttaaaatggcacatatggggcgccgagtggtccagcggtctaaagcgctgccactatgagcgggaggttgcaggtttgaactcccgctcatgcagctttgccattaaactgccagtgctcagagggagcaaatttGGCCCTGtctcctccgggtgggtagatggcgctctctccccacatcactaaagggtgatgtccacagcgcagggcgtctgtgagctgatgtgccGTAACTCAGCTACTgctctttcctccaagcgcgggctgcttggcaatgctgcatcagcagcagctcgaaaagaagcggtggctgacttcacatgtatcagaggaagcatgtgttagtcttcaccctcctggtgtgttggggcattactagtgataggggggagtcctagtgagtgggttgggtaattggctgtgtaaattggggagaaaatgggaaaaaattagaaataaaattatatacactaccgttcaaaagtttggggtcactcaaacaattttgtgttttccatgaaagtcacacttattcaccaccatacgttgtgaaatgaatagaaaatagagtcaagacattgacaaggttagaaataatgatttgtatttgaaataacattgtttttacatcaaactttgctttcatcaaagaatcctccatttgcagcaattatagcattgcacacctttggcattctagctgttaatttgttgaggtaagctggagaaattgcaccccacgcttctagaagcagctcccacaagttggttTGGtaggatgggcacttctggcgtaccatacggtcaagctgctcccacaacagctcaatggggttcagatctggtgactgcgctggccactccattaccaatagaataccagctgcctgcttctgctgtaaatagttcttgcacagtttggaggtgtgtttagggtcattgtcctgttgtaggacgaaattggctccgatcaggcgctgtccactgggtatggcatggcgttgcaaaatggagtgatagccttccttattcagaatcccttttaccctgtacaaatctcccaccttaccagcaccaaagcaaccccagaccatcacattacctccaccatgcttaacagatggcgtcaggcattcttccagcatcttttcatttgttctgcgtctcacaaatgttcttctttgtgatccaaacacctcaaacttggattcatccgtccacaacacttttttccagtcttcctctgtccaatgtctgtgt comes from Astyanax mexicanus isolate ESR-SI-001 chromosome 17, AstMex3_surface, whole genome shotgun sequence and encodes:
- the clic3 gene encoding chloride intracellular channel protein 3 isoform X1 — its product is MAEAPKVELFIKASDDGEGVGNCPFCQRLFMILWLKGVNFTLTTVDMKRAPEVLKDLAPGSQPPFLIYNGEVRTDTNKIEEFLEETLAPPQYPKLCCRYKESNRAGDDIFHKFSAYIKNPNPGLNDMLEKKFLRSLMKLDQYLLTPLPCELDKNPDASQSSRQYLDGDSLTLADCNLLPKLHIVKVVCRKYRDFVIPEALVGLTRYLEKAYQQDEFRYTCPNDAEILLAYHSVAKYLNK
- the clic3 gene encoding chloride intracellular channel protein 3 isoform X2, whose protein sequence is MILWLKGVNFTLTTVDMKRAPEVLKDLAPGSQPPFLIYNGEVRTDTNKIEEFLEETLAPPQYPKLCCRYKESNRAGDDIFHKFSAYIKNPNPGLNDMLEKKFLRSLMKLDQYLLTPLPCELDKNPDASQSSRQYLDGDSLTLADCNLLPKLHIVKVVCRKYRDFVIPEALVGLTRYLEKAYQQDEFRYTCPNDAEILLAYHSVAKYLNK